The nucleotide window TGCGGGAAATATTGTAGACATGGGTGGGGTAGAGGAACGATCCGGCTTCCAACACGAGGATCCGCTTCTGTGAGCCGAGCCGGTCCGCGAGATCATCCGCGAGCACTCCACCGCCGATCCCTGAGCCGACGATGATGATGTCAAAATCATCGCGCCAGCCGGAGTATTCGAGAAACAGCCGTTTCCGGTCAGCCGTGTCCTCCGAAACGAAATTCACATAGGTTGAAGGCGTGAAGGTCATGGCACCCTCCGATCGTGGGGGTGAGTCGTGCGCAACCGCAGGCCTCGACCGCCGTCCGGCTACCGGGTCTGAGTGTGCGGTCAAGAGAATGATAGGGGAATGAGAGGAAGAAAGTCGATGAGTCGGTTGCGGGTGCTCAAGGAAATTGGAAGAAGACTCCATGCCCGGCGTGCATGTGCATCTCCCATCCGAAAAGCTGGCGTCTGGTTGGGGATGCCAAAATCACGGCGGTAATCGCTTTTGCAGTTACAAGTCGTGTAAAGGCATAACTTGTGCGGCTTTGGCCGGTCCTGTGTCGAGAGCATCTGTGCCTGCGAGCCTCGACCGTGACTTGCCTCTTTTCAGACAACCAGACTTGCGCTCACGCATCATGAACGAGTTCCATACGCGATTCCCTTTCTAAAGAAAGATCCCCGTTCCGCCCTCGCGATCGGATACACTATTCACCACCCATCATGCCACCGACCCTGCTGCTCAGTTGTGAGTCCATCAGCAAAAGCTACGGCGTGAAACCGTTGTTCAGCGACCTCTCCCTCGGGCTCTGTGAGGGGGATCACGTCGGCCTGATCGGTCCCAACGGTTCAGGGAAATCCACCTTGCTGAAGATCCTGGCCGGTCGCGACGAGCCGGATGGCGGCACTCGGTCTGTCCGGCGGCAGTTGCGGATCGGCTATGTGCCGCAAGATCCCTCGTTCGCCGAGCCACAGTCGGTGGAGGAGTCACTCGTTCAAGTTCTCCGCGACGAAGGACTGGATCAGTATGAGCACGGCGGGCGAATTGCCACAGCGCTCAGCCTCGGCGGGTTTCTCCGCTCGGACCAGTCTGTCTCGACGCTGTCGGGCGGATGGAAGAAACGGCTGGCCATCGCCCGGTCGCTGATGTTGGAACCGGACGTGCTGCTCCTGGATGAGCCGACCAACCATCTGGATGTCGACGGTATCCTCTGGCTGGAAGGCCTGTTGAAAGCCGAACCCCATGCCTTCATCGTCATCAGCCATGATCGGCGGTTTTTGGAGTCAGTGACCACGCGAATTTGGGAACTCAACCGCCGATACTCCAATGGCCTCTTCCAGACAAACGGCCGGTACAGTGAGTTTTTGGAGCAGCGCGAGGCGGCGTTACAGGATCGGGCTGATTATCAGGCGTCGCTCGCCAATCGAGTCCGGCGGGAAGTGGAATGGTTGCGGCGAGGCCCCAAGGCCCGCACGACCAAGGCCAAAGCTCGCATCGATCAAGCGGGACGGATGATCGATGAACTTCAAGATCTCGAGTCGCGACAGGGGAGCACCTCAGTCGGGATCGATTTTACCGCGTCCGGACGCAAGTCGAAACAATTGCTGGTCGTGAAGGGCGTTGAAAAATCGCTGGGTGGTCGGCGGATCGTATCGAGTCTGGATATCCTCCTCGGACCGGGGGAGCGGATTGGGCTCCTTGGTCCCAACGGTAGTGGCAAAACGACCGTCTTAAAGCTCTTGGCCGGCACGCTCACGCCGGATCGCGGCACCATCATCCGCGCCGATCGATTGCGCATCGTCACCTTCGAACAACACCGAGAATCCTTGGACCAGCAGGCTATCCTGCGGCAGGCTCTTGCTCCGGCCGGTGGCGATGCGGTCGTCTATCAGGATCGGTCCGTGCATTTGGTCTCATGGGCCAAGCGCTTTCTCTTCAGGCCGGAACAGCTGGACCTTCCGGTCTCACGCCTGTCCGGTGGAGAGCAGGCGAGGCTTCTGATCGCCCGTCTCATGTTGCAACCGGCGGATCTCTTGATCCTCGATGAACCGACCAACGATTTGGATATCCCGACGCTTGATGTGTTGGAAGACAGCCTATTGGAATTCACCGGGGCGCTGGTGTTGGTGACGCATGACCGGTGGCTACTGGATCGTGTCTCCACCAGGCTCTTGGCATTGGATGGAACAGGCCGCGCCGAGTGGTTTGCCGACTATGCCCAATGGGAAGCGGCGCAGACCAGAAGAGCGACAGAAGAAAGAAAAGCTGAGGTCTCCAAGGAAAATTCCGCATCGGCTGGATTGTCTAAACGGAAAGGGTTGTCGTACAAAGAACAGAAGGAATGGGACCAGATTGAAACGAAGATCTTGGAAGCCGAGGAACGAGTAGCCTCCTGCCAAGCCGCGGCCGATGATCCCTCCATCGCATCTTCCGCCGACGACTTACAGGAGCGGTACGCCGCGCTCCACGCCGCGCAGGCCGATGTCGAGCGTCTCTACGCCCGTTGGGCTGAGTTGGAGGAGAAACGCATACAAGCCATCAGCCATATGCAGTAGTTCCTTCGTCAGAAGTCGTGCCCATTGATCCGCCAATAGCCATTCTCCCTACAGTTCTCTCCGTTGCTGGCCGATAGAGAAGGCGGAAGCCGGTCTCCTTTATAGCGAAAGGACCCTCCACCATGCCTTTGGCCAGCGAACTGGTCCAGTCCTGCACCTCAATCGTCACGTTACCGGAGATCTACTTCCGAGTACGAGAGGTAGTGGACGATCCCGATTCGACTATGGATGACCTTTCCGAGGTCCTCAAGATGGACCCCGCCCTTTCAGCCAGACTGCTCCGGATCGTCAACAGCCCGCTGTATGGATTTCCCAGGCAGATCGACACTGTCACCCGTGCGGTCAATCTCCTCGGTACCCAGGCCATCAACGACCTGGTCACCGCGACGACTGTCGGGAGAACCTTTTCCGGGATGCCGGTTCAATTGATGGATGTCCCCAAGTTCTGGCGCAAGAGCGTGCTGTGCGCCCTGCTGGCCGGAAAGATTGCGAAGTCCTGTGGTCTGGAGGATAGCGAACGCTTCTTTATTGCCGGGTTACTGCGC belongs to Nitrospira sp. SG-bin1 and includes:
- a CDS encoding ABC transporter ATP-binding protein encodes the protein MPPTLLLSCESISKSYGVKPLFSDLSLGLCEGDHVGLIGPNGSGKSTLLKILAGRDEPDGGTRSVRRQLRIGYVPQDPSFAEPQSVEESLVQVLRDEGLDQYEHGGRIATALSLGGFLRSDQSVSTLSGGWKKRLAIARSLMLEPDVLLLDEPTNHLDVDGILWLEGLLKAEPHAFIVISHDRRFLESVTTRIWELNRRYSNGLFQTNGRYSEFLEQREAALQDRADYQASLANRVRREVEWLRRGPKARTTKAKARIDQAGRMIDELQDLESRQGSTSVGIDFTASGRKSKQLLVVKGVEKSLGGRRIVSSLDILLGPGERIGLLGPNGSGKTTVLKLLAGTLTPDRGTIIRADRLRIVTFEQHRESLDQQAILRQALAPAGGDAVVYQDRSVHLVSWAKRFLFRPEQLDLPVSRLSGGEQARLLIARLMLQPADLLILDEPTNDLDIPTLDVLEDSLLEFTGALVLVTHDRWLLDRVSTRLLALDGTGRAEWFADYAQWEAAQTRRATEERKAEVSKENSASAGLSKRKGLSYKEQKEWDQIETKILEAEERVASCQAAADDPSIASSADDLQERYAALHAAQADVERLYARWAELEEKRIQAISHMQ